One Chryseobacterium sp. 7 genomic window carries:
- a CDS encoding TMEM175 family protein, whose protein sequence is MTKGRLEAFSDGVLAIIITIMVLELKVPEGNSWTSLKPLLPKFLAYIFSFIYVGIYWNNHHHLFQTVKKVNGSILWANLHVLFWLSLMPVATEWIGTTNFAKNPVAVYGIGLIMSAIAYTILEHVIIRCEGEDSKLKEAIHSKYKEYISIVFYVLGIATSFFYPYIAIGFYYLVALIWLIPDRRIEKTLKEN, encoded by the coding sequence ATGACTAAAGGAAGACTGGAAGCATTCAGTGATGGTGTTCTTGCTATTATCATCACGATTATGGTACTTGAGCTGAAAGTACCGGAAGGAAATAGCTGGACAAGCCTCAAGCCTCTCCTTCCTAAGTTTCTGGCTTATATTTTCAGCTTTATCTATGTAGGAATCTACTGGAACAATCATCATCATCTGTTTCAGACTGTAAAGAAAGTAAATGGAAGTATCCTTTGGGCTAATCTTCACGTTCTGTTCTGGCTTTCCCTGATGCCTGTAGCTACAGAGTGGATTGGAACTACGAATTTCGCCAAGAATCCTGTTGCAGTTTATGGTATCGGGCTTATCATGTCCGCCATTGCTTATACCATTCTGGAGCATGTCATCATCCGGTGCGAGGGAGAAGATTCTAAGCTGAAAGAGGCCATTCATTCAAAATATAAAGAATATATCTCTATTGTATTTTATGTCCTGGGAATCGCTACTTCATTTTTTTATCCTTATATTGCCATAGGTTTTTATTATCTAGTGGCTCTTATATGGCTGATTCCCGACAGAAGAATCGAAAAAACATTAAAAGAAAATTGA
- a CDS encoding OsmC family protein, whose translation MAVTVKANLGKTKYYTEVTAGENTIITDEPIDKGGQNKGLNPMEILATSLASCTAATLRMYIERKEWDVENINVEVELENFPLTKRAVFKRDISFDGILDDEQCKRLHTIADACPVHKILTNDIEILTKFS comes from the coding sequence ATGGCGGTAACAGTAAAAGCAAATTTAGGAAAAACAAAATATTATACAGAAGTAACTGCCGGAGAAAATACAATCATTACGGATGAACCGATTGATAAAGGCGGACAGAATAAAGGTCTTAATCCCATGGAAATTCTGGCTACGTCACTGGCAAGCTGTACAGCAGCTACATTGAGAATGTATATTGAAAGAAAGGAATGGGATGTGGAAAACATCAATGTAGAAGTAGAGCTTGAAAATTTCCCATTAACCAAAAGAGCAGTTTTCAAAAGAGACATCAGTTTTGATGGTATTCTGGATGACGAGCAGTGTAAAAGACTGCACACCATTGCGGATGCATGCCCAGTTCATAAAATATTAACCAACGACATAGAAATACTAACTAAATTCTCATAA
- a CDS encoding MFS transporter translates to MTEANTQQTSIKKILPLILATAIFMQMLDSTILNTSLPSIAKDLKESPLNMQNAIISYVLTLAVFMPASGFLADRFGTKKVFIFSLVLFSLGSLFCSMSQNLTHLVISRVIQGVGGSLMTPVGKLALIKTFDKNELLKAMNFAIIPALIGPVLGPLVGGYMVDYLSWHWIFLINIPIGFLGIILGLKFMPNYKSDDVDFDLKGFLIFAAASLLLSVSLELFGDMQNITPVLVVFILGFLFLYYYYKHAKKGGHPIFPLNLFQVRTFRVGIVGNLATRLGISSVPLLLPLMIQIAYKQSAVTSGWIIAPMALTAIFGKSSVIKILDKYGYRQTLMVNTFIIGTLICLLAIPDIHTSLYWFVPIIAVLGFFNSIQFTSMNTISIADLRNFQTSSGNSLISVNQQLAIGFGIAFGLIVLKLFENTDLINGEIHNAFRYTFLTVGILTILSGFVFRRLHISDGKNMKSKED, encoded by the coding sequence ATGACAGAAGCAAACACACAACAGACATCCATTAAGAAAATACTTCCCCTGATTCTGGCTACCGCTATTTTTATGCAGATGCTGGATTCTACCATTCTGAATACTTCCCTGCCCTCCATTGCAAAAGACCTGAAAGAATCTCCGCTTAATATGCAGAATGCTATCATCAGTTATGTTCTCACATTAGCGGTTTTCATGCCTGCAAGCGGTTTTTTGGCAGATCGTTTTGGAACAAAAAAGGTATTTATATTTTCGTTAGTACTATTCAGTTTAGGCTCGTTGTTTTGCTCCATGTCTCAAAATCTTACACATTTGGTTATTTCAAGGGTAATTCAGGGTGTTGGAGGAAGTTTAATGACTCCTGTTGGAAAACTGGCCTTAATCAAAACATTTGATAAAAATGAACTGCTCAAAGCCATGAATTTCGCTATTATCCCTGCACTTATCGGACCTGTACTGGGACCTTTAGTCGGAGGCTATATGGTTGATTATCTTTCGTGGCACTGGATCTTCCTGATTAACATTCCCATTGGTTTCTTAGGAATTATTTTAGGATTAAAATTTATGCCCAATTACAAATCCGATGATGTTGATTTTGATTTAAAAGGATTTTTAATTTTCGCAGCAGCTTCTCTCCTTCTTTCTGTTTCCCTGGAACTTTTTGGAGATATGCAGAATATCACTCCGGTTCTTGTCGTGTTTATCCTTGGTTTCTTATTCCTTTATTATTACTACAAACATGCTAAAAAAGGGGGACATCCTATTTTTCCTCTAAACTTGTTTCAGGTAAGAACTTTCAGAGTTGGTATTGTAGGAAATCTAGCCACAAGATTGGGAATCAGCTCTGTTCCGTTACTGCTTCCGCTGATGATTCAGATTGCTTATAAACAGTCAGCCGTAACTTCGGGCTGGATTATTGCTCCAATGGCTTTAACCGCTATCTTCGGAAAATCATCAGTTATTAAAATTTTAGATAAATACGGCTATCGCCAGACTTTGATGGTGAATACATTCATTATCGGAACACTCATCTGTCTTCTTGCCATCCCTGATATACATACTTCTTTATATTGGTTTGTTCCCATTATTGCAGTATTAGGTTTTTTCAACTCTATACAGTTCACCTCTATGAACACTATTTCTATCGCTGACTTGAGAAATTTCCAGACCAGCAGCGGTAACTCTTTAATTTCGGTGAATCAACAGCTCGCCATCGGTTTCGGAATTGCATTCGGATTGATTGTTTTAAAATTATTTGAAAACACAGATCTTATTAATGGAGAAATTCACAATGCATTCCGGTATACCTTCCTTACCGTAGGAATTTTAACGATTTTATCAGGATTTGTTTTCAGAAGACTGCATATCTCAGATGGAAAGAATATGAAATCAAAAGAAGATTAA
- a CDS encoding GNAT family N-acetyltransferase yields the protein MKPEFENTPLVKAEKRFEIEFNGHYAFIDYRETTHQISLIHTEAEPELAGTGAAAAVVEKTLNYIEESGKKLLPFCPYVFAFIRKNPEWKRIVDERFEGYDKL from the coding sequence ATGAAACCAGAATTTGAAAATACACCTCTTGTAAAAGCAGAAAAAAGATTCGAAATAGAGTTCAACGGACATTATGCATTTATAGACTACCGTGAAACCACACATCAGATTTCTTTAATCCATACGGAAGCAGAGCCGGAACTGGCCGGAACAGGTGCAGCAGCTGCCGTAGTAGAGAAAACACTTAATTATATTGAAGAAAGTGGAAAAAAACTTCTTCCATTCTGTCCTTATGTTTTCGCTTTTATCAGGAAAAATCCTGAATGGAAACGCATTGTGGATGAGAGATTTGAAGGATACGACAAGCTTTAA
- a CDS encoding pirin family protein, with amino-acid sequence MATKKIEIVVSPKPAHFVGDGFRVHNFIPGVPGLDMKRMDPFIMLDYNSKFHFNGSDTPRGVGVHPHRGFETVTIAYSGKVEHHDSAGGGGVIGEGDVQWMTAAKGVLHKEYHETEWAKEGGIFQMVQLWVNLPAKDKMSCPKYQAIENSKMERVDLGENGSVEVIAGEYNGHKGPASTFTPVHMMNAKLKAGGKAEFNFPAHFNTAALVIEGNVIINGEETVKADHFALFKNEGETFTIEAKEDAVVLIISGEPINEPIYPHGPFVMNSREEIMQAFEDFNTGKFGYLED; translated from the coding sequence ATGGCAACTAAAAAAATAGAAATCGTAGTATCTCCAAAACCTGCGCACTTTGTAGGCGACGGATTCAGGGTTCACAATTTCATTCCGGGAGTACCCGGATTGGATATGAAAAGAATGGACCCGTTCATTATGCTTGATTACAATTCAAAATTTCATTTCAATGGATCAGATACTCCAAGAGGTGTCGGAGTACATCCGCACAGAGGTTTTGAAACCGTAACCATAGCTTATAGCGGAAAAGTAGAGCATCATGACAGTGCTGGTGGTGGTGGCGTTATTGGAGAGGGAGATGTACAGTGGATGACCGCCGCAAAAGGTGTTCTTCATAAAGAATATCATGAAACCGAATGGGCAAAAGAAGGAGGCATCTTTCAGATGGTTCAGCTTTGGGTGAACCTTCCTGCAAAAGATAAAATGAGCTGCCCAAAATACCAGGCTATTGAAAACTCTAAAATGGAAAGAGTTGATCTGGGTGAAAATGGTTCTGTAGAAGTGATTGCCGGAGAATACAATGGTCATAAAGGACCCGCCAGTACTTTCACGCCGGTTCATATGATGAATGCAAAACTTAAGGCAGGGGGAAAAGCAGAATTTAATTTCCCGGCTCATTTCAATACTGCAGCTTTAGTGATTGAAGGGAATGTGATTATTAATGGAGAAGAAACTGTTAAAGCAGATCATTTTGCTTTATTTAAAAATGAAGGGGAAACGTTCACTATAGAAGCAAAAGAAGATGCTGTTGTTTTAATCATCAGTGGAGAACCTATTAACGAACCTATTTATCCTCATGGGCCTTTCGTAATGAATTCAAGAGAAGAAATTATGCAGGCTTTCGAAGATTTTAATACCGGAAAATTCGGATACCTGGAAGATTAA
- a CDS encoding sodium:solute symporter, producing MNPGTILLLFVFVYFIGLLIISYFTSRNSDNQSFFIGNKKSKWWLVAFGMIGTSLSGVTFISVPGTVGKMTDSEYIYGGFEYYMMVIGFFIGYFIVAAILLPLYYKMNLTSIYTYLGKRFNVEAHKIGSIFFIISRAIGATARLYLVVNVLQIFLLEGLGVPFWATSLVLLLMVLLYTFEGGVKTIVITDTLQTSFMIISLVACIAYILSNLNLSFGEAYTILEQKNYTHFINFDPNSKTFFLKTILGGIFITIAMTGLDQEMMQKNISVDNLQNSKKNMLTFAGTLLIVNLAFLFLGGLLYLFALQHGAEYGTIKAETVTNIFGFKDAAGNIKNVMGDDLFPALSLQGYFPMAISVIFIIGLISALFPSADGALTAVTSSYCVDLLNLNEDKTKTEKEKKRLRMKVHLTFTVVFFILIMVFKALNDKSIVYLIMEIAGYTYGPLLGLFAFGIFTKFQISKKYSILTVTLLAPVLTYLINMAVTTYTDYKIGVELIVLNGLLTFIGLWLVKNKQYLKVV from the coding sequence ATGAATCCAGGAACTATCCTTTTGCTATTTGTTTTCGTCTACTTTATCGGGCTTTTGATCATTTCATATTTCACCAGCCGGAATTCTGATAACCAGTCATTTTTTATCGGTAACAAAAAGAGTAAATGGTGGCTCGTTGCATTTGGGATGATAGGAACCAGCTTAAGCGGGGTTACTTTTATTTCCGTTCCTGGAACGGTAGGAAAGATGACCGACTCCGAATATATCTACGGTGGTTTCGAATATTATATGATGGTAATCGGGTTCTTCATCGGATACTTTATCGTTGCTGCAATATTGCTTCCACTCTATTATAAGATGAATCTGACTTCTATTTATACCTATCTGGGAAAAAGATTCAATGTAGAAGCTCATAAGATTGGCTCTATCTTTTTTATTATTTCAAGGGCAATTGGTGCTACAGCAAGATTATATCTGGTAGTGAATGTCTTACAGATATTCTTGCTTGAAGGTTTGGGAGTTCCGTTTTGGGCAACTTCCCTTGTTCTTTTATTGATGGTGCTTCTGTATACTTTTGAAGGAGGTGTAAAAACCATTGTGATCACAGATACATTGCAGACTTCTTTCATGATCATCAGTCTTGTGGCTTGTATTGCTTATATTTTATCTAACCTGAATTTATCATTCGGTGAAGCTTATACCATTCTTGAACAGAAAAACTATACCCATTTCATCAATTTTGATCCGAATTCCAAAACCTTTTTCCTGAAAACTATTTTGGGCGGAATTTTCATCACCATTGCTATGACAGGTCTTGATCAGGAGATGATGCAGAAAAATATTTCTGTGGACAATCTTCAGAATTCCAAGAAAAACATGCTGACTTTTGCAGGAACACTTCTTATCGTAAACCTTGCCTTCTTATTCCTGGGAGGGTTATTATACCTTTTCGCATTGCAGCACGGAGCAGAATATGGAACGATAAAAGCTGAAACAGTAACCAATATTTTCGGATTTAAAGATGCAGCAGGAAACATTAAAAACGTGATGGGAGACGACCTTTTCCCAGCTTTATCACTTCAGGGGTATTTCCCGATGGCTATTTCCGTTATTTTCATTATCGGACTGATCTCTGCATTATTCCCGTCCGCCGATGGTGCTTTAACGGCTGTAACAAGTTCATATTGTGTAGATTTATTAAACCTTAATGAAGATAAAACCAAAACTGAAAAAGAGAAGAAACGTCTTCGTATGAAAGTGCATTTGACTTTCACTGTGGTTTTCTTTATCCTTATTATGGTTTTCAAAGCATTGAATGACAAATCTATCGTTTATCTGATCATGGAAATTGCAGGATATACTTACGGACCGCTTTTAGGATTGTTCGCCTTTGGAATTTTCACGAAGTTTCAGATTTCAAAAAAGTATTCAATTCTTACGGTGACTCTTTTAGCACCTGTATTGACTTATTTAATCAATATGGCAGTTACAACTTATACAGATTATAAAATCGGGGTTGAACTGATTGTTCTGAACGGACTGCTCACTTTTATAGGCCTTTGGCTGGTAAAAAACAAACAATATTTAAAAGTAGTTTAA
- a CDS encoding (4Fe-4S)-binding protein, producing the protein METHEYPNGNITVIWQPKKCIHSAICVKTLPKVYNPKDRPWIKAENASPEELKNQIDLCPSGALSYQFNTAK; encoded by the coding sequence ATGGAAACACACGAATATCCTAACGGAAACATCACTGTCATCTGGCAGCCTAAAAAATGTATCCATTCTGCCATCTGTGTAAAAACACTTCCAAAAGTCTACAATCCTAAAGACAGACCTTGGATAAAAGCAGAAAACGCAAGTCCTGAAGAACTTAAAAATCAAATAGATCTATGCCCGTCAGGGGCATTAAGTTATCAATTCAATACAGCAAAATAA
- a CDS encoding pirin family protein — protein sequence MSNIGLIIEEKSADIGNFLVGRLLPFREKRAVGPFVFIDHMGPSELKDYQNLDVPPHPHIGLSTLTYLLEGSIFHRDSLGSAIEIKPGAVNWMTAGKGVVHSERTPEYLRHSDKRLHGFQIWVGLPKHLEQSEPTFHHIEADEIPVWEEDGIQYKLIAGEAFGRTSAVPVHSKLFFIEIKTKEAKKISIGKDLYGEAAMYVLDGTVTTEGNSYGSKQLMIAKDTKLCEFEMSENGTVYLFGGEPFDEERFIFWNFVNSDKELIDQAKVNWNDQNHEAFPLVPGDENEYVPLPKAILNRK from the coding sequence ATGTCAAATATTGGACTTATTATAGAAGAAAAATCAGCAGATATCGGAAATTTTCTGGTAGGAAGACTTCTTCCTTTCCGTGAGAAAAGAGCGGTTGGCCCTTTTGTGTTTATTGACCATATGGGACCTTCAGAATTAAAAGATTATCAGAATCTTGATGTTCCGCCCCATCCGCATATTGGTTTATCTACGTTAACATATCTGTTGGAAGGTTCTATTTTCCACAGAGACAGCCTTGGAAGCGCTATAGAAATTAAACCGGGCGCTGTCAACTGGATGACTGCCGGAAAAGGGGTTGTACATTCAGAAAGAACACCTGAATATTTAAGACACAGTGATAAAAGACTTCACGGATTCCAGATCTGGGTAGGTCTTCCAAAGCATCTTGAACAGTCTGAGCCTACTTTTCACCATATTGAAGCAGATGAGATTCCGGTTTGGGAAGAAGATGGTATTCAGTATAAATTAATTGCTGGAGAAGCATTTGGAAGAACATCTGCAGTTCCGGTACACAGCAAGTTATTTTTCATTGAGATCAAAACAAAAGAAGCTAAGAAAATAAGCATCGGGAAAGATCTTTATGGAGAAGCAGCCATGTATGTTCTGGATGGAACGGTGACCACAGAAGGAAATTCTTATGGTTCAAAACAGTTGATGATTGCTAAAGACACTAAGCTTTGCGAATTCGAGATGAGTGAAAACGGAACGGTTTATCTTTTCGGTGGCGAGCCATTCGATGAGGAACGTTTTATCTTCTGGAATTTCGTAAATTCTGATAAGGAATTAATTGACCAGGCAAAAGTAAACTGGAATGACCAGAATCACGAAGCATTTCCTTTGGTTCCGGGCGATGAAAACGAATATGTCCCGCTTCCTAAAGCTATTTTAAACAGAAAATAA
- the asnB gene encoding asparagine synthase B: MCGIVCLFDAKQKTEVLRPQVLEMSKRIRHRGPDWSGVFQDEKVIFSHERLAIVDPTSGKQPLFTKDGKVVLAVNGEIYNHRELKEEFPDYEFQTQSDCEVILALYRKYGKDFVEKLNGIFAFALYDTENDIYLIARDHMGICPLYQGWDKNGNYYVASELKAFEGICKKIDTFLPGHLMYSPDGAELQQWYTRDWDSFDHIKENTTDISKLRKGLEDAVHRQLMSDVPYGVLLSGGLDSSVISAITAKFARQRVESGDTQEAWYPRLHSFAVGLVGSPDLAAAQKAAEHIGSVHHEVNFTVQEGLDAIRDVIYHLETYDVTTIRASTPMYLLARVIKSMGIKMVLSGEGSDELFGGYLYFHKAPNAKEFHDETVRKLGKLHLYDCLRANKALMSWGIEGRVPFLDKEFMDIAMTINPQDKMINAAEGKIEKWVLRKAFEDLLPDSIVWRQKEQFSDGVGYSWIDTLKAVAEKEVTGEMMTNAKFRFPLNTPQNKEEYRYRTIFEEHFPSETAAATVPSVPSVACSTPIALEWDEAFKKMNDPSGRAVKVHETSY; the protein is encoded by the coding sequence ATGTGTGGAATTGTATGTTTATTTGACGCCAAACAAAAAACTGAAGTATTAAGACCTCAGGTATTGGAAATGTCAAAAAGGATCCGTCATAGAGGACCGGACTGGAGTGGAGTTTTTCAGGACGAGAAAGTAATTTTTTCTCATGAAAGACTTGCCATTGTAGATCCTACCTCCGGAAAACAACCTTTATTTACAAAAGACGGAAAAGTAGTATTAGCTGTAAACGGTGAAATCTATAACCATAGAGAACTCAAAGAAGAATTTCCGGATTATGAGTTTCAGACTCAGTCGGACTGTGAAGTGATCCTTGCACTTTACAGAAAATACGGAAAAGATTTCGTAGAGAAATTAAACGGAATTTTCGCATTCGCATTATATGATACTGAAAATGACATTTACCTTATCGCCCGTGATCACATGGGAATCTGTCCACTTTATCAGGGCTGGGATAAAAACGGAAACTACTATGTTGCTTCAGAATTAAAAGCTTTTGAAGGCATCTGTAAAAAAATAGATACCTTCTTGCCAGGACATCTGATGTACAGCCCGGACGGAGCTGAACTTCAGCAATGGTATACAAGAGACTGGGATAGCTTTGATCATATAAAAGAAAATACAACAGACATCTCAAAACTCAGAAAAGGTCTTGAAGACGCTGTTCACAGACAGCTGATGAGTGATGTTCCTTATGGAGTACTTCTTTCCGGAGGTTTAGACTCATCTGTTATTTCAGCAATTACTGCAAAATTTGCCCGCCAGAGAGTTGAAAGTGGTGATACACAGGAAGCATGGTATCCAAGGCTTCACAGCTTTGCAGTAGGATTGGTTGGTTCTCCCGATCTGGCCGCCGCTCAAAAAGCTGCAGAACACATCGGATCTGTTCACCATGAAGTTAATTTTACCGTTCAGGAAGGACTGGATGCAATACGTGATGTCATTTATCACCTTGAAACTTATGATGTAACGACTATCAGAGCATCTACCCCAATGTATCTTTTAGCAAGAGTCATCAAATCTATGGGGATTAAAATGGTTCTTTCAGGAGAAGGTTCTGATGAATTGTTCGGAGGATATTTATATTTCCACAAAGCTCCTAACGCAAAAGAATTCCATGATGAAACCGTAAGAAAACTGGGTAAACTTCACTTGTATGACTGCTTAAGAGCCAACAAAGCACTGATGAGCTGGGGTATTGAAGGCAGAGTACCTTTCCTTGACAAGGAATTCATGGATATCGCAATGACCATTAACCCACAAGATAAAATGATCAACGCTGCTGAAGGAAAGATTGAGAAATGGGTATTGAGAAAAGCTTTTGAAGATTTACTTCCGGATTCTATTGTCTGGAGACAGAAAGAACAGTTCTCAGATGGTGTAGGATATTCATGGATTGACACTTTAAAAGCAGTTGCTGAGAAAGAAGTCACAGGTGAAATGATGACAAACGCAAAATTCAGATTCCCGCTAAACACACCGCAAAACAAAGAGGAATACCGATACAGAACTATTTTTGAAGAACATTTCCCAAGCGAAACCGCTGCAGCTACCGTTCCTTCGGTTCCATCTGTAGCCTGCTCCACTCCTATTGCTTTAGAATGGGATGAAGCGTTCAAAAAAATGAATGATCCAAGCGGAAGAGCTGTGAAGGTGCATGAAACTTCGTATTAG
- a CDS encoding GNAT family N-acetyltransferase, translating into MIEVKQNNDEKHGSFEAFIDGRRAGMMTYTWAGEERFIIDHTEVEEAYNGKGVGKEMLLAAVDFARKNDKKIIPLCPFAKASFQKSEELQDVLVN; encoded by the coding sequence ATGATCGAAGTAAAACAAAACAACGACGAAAAACACGGAAGTTTTGAAGCTTTCATAGATGGAAGACGCGCAGGAATGATGACCTATACCTGGGCAGGAGAAGAAAGATTTATTATAGACCACACCGAGGTGGAAGAAGCTTACAACGGAAAAGGCGTAGGCAAGGAAATGCTTCTGGCAGCTGTAGATTTTGCCAGAAAAAATGATAAGAAGATTATTCCCCTCTGCCCTTTTGCTAAGGCAAGTTTCCAGAAAAGTGAGGAACTTCAGGATGTTTTAGTGAATTAG
- a CDS encoding GLPGLI family protein encodes MHTRIVFNFLAVFLYCLFSAQTYEIQYTSSYNGKPVTDQPSTIIWVNEKENFILNNTIKEQKSSYPYEITKVEKPSNTVVSYAFLKPGSIISASDAESVGKQDFELTNETKKILGYNCKKAVTKVNSNTIEVWYTNDLKLKGGPSVLGQNLGLVLEVERNKNSLITAGSIKKIKNTGIENILKGNIQTTDQLGYKDLLWKSRFTTLTVFDNETINFSDASKSDDQIKRYANGTIILKKVKFPAITEGENIFVELKQQSNGDAYDRTGTVFFIPQDKEKSFFDGLEKGAKTLPAYENGNGKQYYGVTVTDTYNPAMEMMRFFTAFGIQKFNHIQLKGKNWQTISPYRQDITELKPALSGKELWIGTFIGNYDKGGHKVSLDITIHKSDQNIYKNNIAIPLFNTLNIMEMAGQDYSTMFNQDKGLLVSFTLNKDVKNAQLRYTTTGHGGWENGDEFVPKANSISVDGNPVFSFVPWRTDCGSYRLYNPASGNFQDGLSSSDLSRSNWCPGTVTNPNFIPLGDLKAGKHTIQVKIPQGPTEGTSFSSWNVSGTLLGVQ; translated from the coding sequence ATGCATACAAGAATTGTTTTCAATTTTCTGGCTGTTTTCTTATACTGTCTGTTTTCTGCACAGACGTATGAAATTCAGTACACAAGTTCTTATAATGGAAAACCGGTAACCGATCAACCCTCTACTATCATTTGGGTTAATGAAAAAGAAAATTTCATTCTCAACAACACGATCAAAGAACAAAAAAGCAGCTACCCTTATGAGATCACCAAAGTAGAAAAACCTTCTAACACCGTTGTTTCTTATGCTTTTTTAAAACCGGGATCCATTATTTCCGCATCAGATGCAGAGTCTGTGGGAAAACAGGATTTTGAACTCACTAATGAAACCAAAAAAATCTTAGGATATAACTGTAAAAAAGCAGTTACAAAAGTCAATTCAAATACAATTGAGGTTTGGTATACGAATGATCTGAAGCTTAAAGGCGGGCCTTCTGTTTTAGGACAGAATTTAGGATTGGTTCTGGAAGTGGAAAGAAATAAAAACTCCTTAATTACAGCAGGTTCAATCAAAAAAATTAAAAATACCGGAATTGAAAATATTCTAAAAGGAAATATACAGACAACAGATCAGCTGGGATATAAAGATCTACTTTGGAAAAGCAGATTTACCACTTTGACTGTTTTTGACAATGAAACCATCAATTTCTCTGATGCTTCAAAATCTGACGATCAGATTAAAAGATACGCTAACGGAACCATCATCCTAAAAAAAGTAAAATTCCCTGCCATCACAGAAGGAGAAAATATTTTCGTTGAACTGAAACAACAGTCCAATGGAGATGCCTATGACAGAACCGGAACCGTGTTTTTCATTCCACAGGATAAAGAAAAGTCTTTTTTTGACGGATTGGAAAAAGGAGCAAAAACTCTTCCTGCCTACGAAAATGGAAACGGAAAACAATATTACGGAGTAACGGTTACCGACACTTACAATCCCGCTATGGAAATGATGAGATTCTTTACCGCTTTTGGCATTCAGAAGTTCAATCATATTCAGCTTAAAGGAAAAAACTGGCAGACTATAAGCCCCTACAGACAGGATATCACAGAACTGAAACCTGCTCTATCAGGAAAAGAGCTTTGGATAGGAACATTTATTGGCAACTACGATAAAGGAGGACATAAAGTGAGCCTTGATATTACCATACATAAAAGCGATCAAAATATTTATAAAAACAATATCGCTATTCCTTTATTTAACACCTTAAATATTATGGAAATGGCAGGACAGGACTACTCTACCATGTTCAATCAGGACAAAGGACTTCTTGTTAGTTTCACTTTAAACAAAGACGTGAAAAATGCACAGCTAAGATACACCACAACAGGACATGGCGGCTGGGAAAACGGAGACGAATTTGTTCCGAAGGCCAATTCTATTTCGGTTGACGGAAATCCTGTGTTTTCATTTGTACCATGGAGAACAGACTGTGGCTCGTACCGTTTATATAATCCGGCTTCAGGAAACTTCCAGGACGGACTTTCCTCATCAGACCTCAGCAGATCCAACTGGTGCCCGGGAACGGTTACCAATCCGAACTTTATTCCTTTGGGAGATTTGAAAGCAGGAAAACATACGATTCAGGTAAAAATTCCACAGGGGCCTACCGAAGGCACAAGCTTCAGTTCATGGAATGTCTCGGGAACGTTACTGGGAGTTCAATAA
- a CDS encoding NADPH-dependent FMN reductase yields MKILAFAGSTSSISINRELVKFVLKDFQDEEINLIDLNDYTMPVFSVDLEKKGFPDEAHQFLKAIEECDVIICSLAEHNRSYSSAFKNVFDWSSRINVKVFQNKPMLLMSTSPGGYGGGNVMNTAKTFFPQFAADIKDTFSLPKFYENFDLESGVINPDMLSELKGKIQNFKNQVQ; encoded by the coding sequence ATGAAAATATTAGCATTTGCCGGAAGTACATCTTCCATTTCGATTAACAGAGAACTGGTCAAGTTTGTTCTGAAAGATTTTCAGGATGAGGAAATCAACCTGATAGACCTCAACGATTACACCATGCCCGTTTTCTCTGTAGACCTTGAAAAGAAAGGGTTTCCGGATGAAGCCCATCAGTTTTTAAAAGCGATTGAAGAATGTGATGTGATTATATGCTCTCTTGCAGAACACAACCGTTCTTACAGTTCCGCTTTTAAGAATGTTTTTGACTGGTCTTCAAGGATCAATGTAAAAGTATTTCAAAATAAACCAATGCTTCTGATGAGCACTTCTCCCGGAGGTTATGGCGGTGGAAATGTAATGAATACGGCAAAAACATTTTTCCCACAGTTTGCAGCAGATATCAAAGATACTTTTTCATTACCGAAGTTTTACGAAAATTTCGATCTGGAAAGCGGAGTCATCAATCCGGATATGCTAAGCGAACTGAAGGGCAAAATACAGAACTTTAAAAATCAGGTACAATAA